The following are from one region of the Ruficoccus sp. ZRK36 genome:
- a CDS encoding SDR family oxidoreductase, whose amino-acid sequence MKTEHPNFPVCPDDFLGQRVFVTGGTKGAGEAMVRRFAAGGASVATSARHAPRESDLPARFIPGDLSTAEGASKLTTVLLDVFGVPDIVIHNLGGSSAQGGGFAALSEEVWAAELNLNLLAAVRIDKAIVPSMVKRGTGVVIHISSIQRQLPLPESTTAYAAAKAALTTYSKALSKEVGPKGVRVTSVSPGWIYTEAAQAMVHRLANHNSTDEETARQEILKSLGGIPIGRPAWPQEVAELVAFLASSRAASIHGADYIIDGGTVPTI is encoded by the coding sequence ATGAAAACTGAACACCCAAATTTCCCGGTTTGCCCGGATGACTTTCTTGGCCAGCGCGTATTCGTTACCGGAGGGACCAAAGGTGCCGGTGAGGCAATGGTTCGTCGATTCGCAGCGGGAGGCGCCTCGGTCGCTACCAGTGCCCGCCATGCTCCTCGCGAGTCTGACTTGCCTGCACGTTTTATTCCGGGTGATTTGTCTACCGCAGAAGGAGCCAGCAAACTCACTACCGTGTTACTGGACGTATTTGGTGTGCCCGATATCGTTATCCACAATCTTGGCGGTTCGAGTGCGCAGGGTGGAGGTTTCGCGGCCCTCAGTGAAGAGGTGTGGGCCGCAGAATTAAACTTGAACCTCCTGGCTGCGGTACGCATCGACAAGGCAATCGTCCCAAGTATGGTGAAGCGTGGGACGGGAGTCGTGATCCACATATCATCGATTCAGCGGCAATTACCCCTTCCGGAATCTACCACCGCATATGCCGCGGCCAAGGCAGCGCTAACGACTTATAGCAAGGCGTTGTCTAAGGAAGTTGGCCCCAAGGGCGTTAGAGTCACGTCCGTTTCTCCTGGCTGGATCTATACCGAGGCCGCGCAAGCCATGGTGCACCGCTTGGCCAATCACAATTCTACAGATGAGGAGACTGCGCGGCAGGAGATTCTCAAATCGTTGGGAGGCATTCCGATTGGCCGACCAGCCTGGCCGCAGGAGGTCGCGGAGTTAGTTGCGTTTCTTGCTTCGTCTCGTGCCGCGTCGATCCACGGTGCCGATTATATCATTGATGGTGGTACGGTTCCCACCATATGA
- a CDS encoding LysR substrate-binding domain-containing protein — MSKRVRVELRHLRYFVTVAAHGSFNRAAQVLHLTQPALSRQVRDLEDELGVALLVRGKNAVKLTDAGECFYSEASDVIARAELAVQRVRNETSGEVLRVGYSPSVTAGILPRALQNFQAEYPKVRIELTDASPMDMVQMATEGRLDIAIALEPAVMATPGFRWTELRRLTHVLVMRADHPLTKWKRIAPSRLRDVPLVGLEPSNFPDYVPHIRSILKPYDIEPHFVSLETDGVSTLFASLEAFDAAAILADSVIDFMPRSLVSRPFHPKFEPLVAKIGLSSTYPKAHAELFANLLRREARQN, encoded by the coding sequence ATGAGCAAGCGTGTCAGGGTGGAACTTCGGCACCTCCGCTATTTCGTTACCGTGGCAGCTCACGGTTCATTTAATCGTGCCGCTCAGGTCCTCCACCTCACCCAACCTGCCCTCAGCCGCCAAGTGCGTGATCTCGAGGATGAGCTGGGCGTAGCGCTATTAGTCCGGGGGAAGAACGCGGTAAAACTCACCGATGCAGGCGAATGCTTCTACTCCGAAGCGAGCGATGTGATCGCCCGTGCGGAGCTGGCCGTGCAGCGAGTGCGAAACGAAACGAGTGGTGAAGTCTTGCGTGTCGGTTATTCACCGTCGGTGACCGCTGGCATCCTGCCTCGCGCGCTACAGAACTTTCAGGCGGAATACCCGAAGGTACGGATCGAGCTCACGGACGCTTCCCCCATGGACATGGTTCAGATGGCAACTGAAGGGCGACTGGATATTGCCATTGCTCTAGAGCCGGCAGTGATGGCTACACCTGGTTTTCGTTGGACTGAGTTGCGCCGCTTAACACACGTACTGGTGATGCGGGCGGATCACCCACTGACGAAATGGAAGCGTATCGCGCCTTCACGCCTCCGTGATGTTCCGCTTGTGGGGTTAGAGCCTTCAAACTTTCCAGACTACGTACCCCATATCCGAAGCATCTTGAAGCCCTATGACATCGAGCCGCATTTCGTCTCTTTGGAAACGGATGGCGTTTCGACCCTGTTCGCCAGTTTGGAGGCATTTGATGCTGCGGCAATTCTTGCCGATAGCGTGATCGACTTCATGCCGCGCTCCCTCGTGTCCCGACCATTTCACCCGAAGTTTGAGCCCCTAGTCGCTAAGATTGGGCTGTCATCAACATACCCCAAAGCGCATGCTGAGCTGTTTGCTAATCTTTTGCGCAGAGAAGCCCGACAAAACTGA
- the lexA gene encoding transcriptional repressor LexA, with translation MKDLTTRQHEILGFIQLHFRQENFWPSIREIQTHFGFRSTNAVMGHLRALERKGYISRVAGQARAFRVTYDDGETFPENSTEVIDIPIYGHIAAGYPDGVETGGEIGRLQIDVDTAGVRRNRRAFALKVRGESMIGAGIFDGDIVIVEPGLPKNGDIVAALIDGETTLKRFMQKPGHPPYLKAENPDYPQLHPVSELVIQGLAKAVVRSL, from the coding sequence ATGAAAGACCTGACCACCCGCCAACACGAGATCCTTGGGTTCATCCAGCTGCACTTCCGGCAGGAGAACTTCTGGCCCAGCATTCGCGAGATCCAGACGCACTTCGGCTTTCGCAGCACCAACGCCGTCATGGGCCATCTGCGCGCCCTCGAGCGCAAGGGCTACATCAGCCGCGTGGCCGGTCAGGCGCGGGCCTTCCGAGTCACCTATGACGACGGCGAGACTTTTCCCGAGAACTCCACCGAGGTCATCGACATCCCCATCTACGGCCACATCGCCGCGGGCTACCCTGATGGCGTGGAAACCGGAGGTGAGATTGGCCGCCTCCAGATCGACGTGGACACAGCCGGCGTCCGCCGCAACCGCCGTGCCTTCGCCCTCAAAGTCCGGGGCGAGAGCATGATCGGCGCGGGCATCTTCGATGGGGACATCGTCATCGTCGAGCCCGGTCTCCCGAAAAACGGCGACATCGTAGCCGCACTCATCGACGGCGAGACCACCCTCAAACGCTTTATGCAAAAGCCCGGCCACCCGCCCTACCTGAAGGCGGAAAACCCGGACTACCCCCAGCTCCACCCGGTCTCCGAGCTGGTCATCCAGGGCCTGGCCAAGGCCGTCGTCCGCAGCCTGTAG
- a CDS encoding LacI family DNA-binding transcriptional regulator encodes MANLVTQKDIARLTGLSQPTVSLALRNDPRVNEQTRQQVMQATRQLGYQKDPMLTALASYRGDRQQHTYRGTLAWLNDPDVYALEDYDDSVWHHYRDDAERQALQHGYKLDVLEVDMRASSHQRVSDILFNRGIEGIILPPLRHVGPAPKLEWRNFCTVTFCWTVMDPRFHSVSPNHYYNSFELARNFKALGYQRIAAVLLVPPEDLDKKHIQLWEHGIQSAAATLIRQEPIPALRLSSTDADQAKQVQGWFRAHRPDAIAVMRECAPFVEDALRQTKILAPRDVGIANFARLQQDDHYAGIDENDSCIAEAAVDVLVGAIRRREFGSPPVRRMVQIEGFWKDGKSLQKRRRKSG; translated from the coding sequence ATGGCGAACCTCGTTACCCAGAAAGACATCGCGCGCCTCACCGGCCTGAGCCAACCTACCGTGAGCCTGGCCCTGCGCAATGACCCGCGTGTAAACGAGCAAACCCGCCAGCAGGTCATGCAGGCGACCCGCCAACTGGGCTACCAGAAAGACCCCATGCTCACTGCGCTGGCCTCCTACCGTGGCGACCGGCAGCAGCACACTTACCGCGGGACACTCGCCTGGCTGAATGATCCCGATGTGTACGCGCTTGAGGATTACGACGACTCGGTCTGGCACCACTACCGGGACGACGCCGAGAGGCAGGCCCTCCAGCACGGGTACAAGCTGGATGTGCTTGAGGTGGACATGCGAGCCTCGTCGCATCAGCGCGTCTCTGACATACTTTTTAACCGGGGCATTGAGGGCATCATTCTGCCTCCCCTGCGGCACGTCGGGCCAGCCCCGAAGCTGGAGTGGAGAAACTTCTGCACGGTCACGTTCTGCTGGACGGTCATGGACCCACGCTTTCACTCCGTCAGCCCAAACCATTACTACAACAGCTTCGAGCTTGCCCGTAATTTCAAAGCCTTGGGCTACCAGCGTATCGCTGCCGTGCTTCTGGTTCCGCCCGAGGATTTGGATAAAAAGCATATCCAGCTCTGGGAGCATGGGATTCAGTCGGCAGCCGCTACCCTCATTCGCCAGGAGCCGATCCCAGCGCTCAGGCTGAGTTCGACCGATGCTGATCAGGCAAAGCAGGTGCAGGGCTGGTTCCGAGCGCACCGGCCAGATGCCATCGCCGTCATGCGCGAGTGTGCCCCCTTTGTCGAAGATGCGCTGCGCCAGACAAAGATCCTCGCGCCCCGCGATGTCGGCATCGCGAACTTCGCACGCCTGCAGCAGGACGACCACTATGCCGGGATCGACGAGAACGACTCCTGCATCGCAGAGGCCGCTGTAGACGTGCTAGTGGGCGCTATCCGGCGGCGTGAGTTCGGTAGCCCGCCGGTACGCCGCATGGTGCAGATCGAGGGTTTTTGGAAAGACGGTAAAAGCCTCCAGAAACGCCGCCGCAAGTCTGGCTAG
- a CDS encoding glycoside hydrolase family protein, with product MSLPRTPSSSFDYNLLPASRDSGFRQDDHWIWCGSAIRDDAGTYHLFASRWPRAFAFHPAWITSSEVVRATAPTPEGPYTFQEVVLPRRGPAYWDGLMTHNPTIHRYKGTYLLYYTGTTYDFEPPVVGDTIEDFSDLVATAHRNQRIGVATAPSPEGPWTRMDQPIIEPRPGKWDHLITTNPAPCVMDDGRVLLIYKSTLARGKTLRFGAAMAPNFNGPYERISEDPILSFGDGTGGVEDPYVWQNAEGHFEMIAKEMPCEGRNDREYGGGIHATSMDGANWHLSDPAFAYSRTLHWTDGTSTKPNFVERPQLLVENHKPTHLFFAVGESPAGTHGHAPITDSWNTVIPLAPRA from the coding sequence ATGAGTTTGCCCCGTACTCCCTCCTCCAGCTTTGACTACAACCTGCTCCCTGCCTCTCGCGACTCAGGTTTTCGCCAGGATGATCACTGGATTTGGTGCGGGTCTGCGATTCGGGACGATGCTGGCACCTATCATTTGTTTGCCTCTCGCTGGCCACGTGCCTTTGCCTTTCACCCGGCCTGGATCACCAGCTCCGAGGTTGTGCGGGCCACAGCGCCCACACCGGAAGGACCGTATACCTTTCAGGAGGTCGTGCTACCGCGTCGCGGTCCGGCATACTGGGATGGTCTGATGACGCATAACCCGACCATCCACCGCTACAAGGGGACCTACCTGCTTTACTACACGGGGACGACTTACGACTTTGAGCCCCCCGTCGTCGGCGACACGATCGAGGATTTCTCCGATCTCGTGGCGACTGCTCACCGCAACCAGCGTATCGGAGTCGCCACAGCGCCCTCGCCGGAGGGACCGTGGACCCGGATGGACCAGCCGATTATAGAGCCTCGCCCCGGTAAGTGGGATCACCTGATCACGACAAATCCGGCTCCCTGCGTGATGGATGATGGACGCGTGCTGCTCATCTATAAGTCCACGCTGGCCCGCGGTAAAACGCTACGCTTTGGAGCGGCTATGGCACCGAACTTTAACGGGCCGTACGAACGGATCAGTGAGGACCCGATCCTGAGCTTTGGAGACGGAACCGGCGGGGTAGAGGACCCCTACGTTTGGCAGAACGCGGAAGGTCACTTTGAAATGATCGCCAAGGAAATGCCCTGCGAGGGTCGTAACGACCGTGAATATGGCGGCGGCATTCACGCGACCTCGATGGATGGGGCGAACTGGCACCTGTCCGATCCGGCCTTTGCCTACAGCCGCACCCTGCACTGGACCGATGGGACGAGCACAAAGCCGAACTTCGTCGAGCGGCCGCAGCTCCTGGTCGAAAACCATAAGCCCACGCATCTCTTTTTCGCTGTCGGCGAAAGCCCGGCTGGTACGCATGGCCACGCGCCCATCACCGACTCCTGGAACACAGTCATCCCGCTAGCGCCCAGGGCTTAG